Below is a genomic region from Rhododendron vialii isolate Sample 1 chromosome 5a, ASM3025357v1.
tgtaaaaaatcaattcgatAAGTTATCGTTAAAGGCTTTATCAGAAATAGCAGAGCGAATCAGGCTGTTTCACCCTACTATTTCTGAAAAAGCCTTTACTGATATcctattgagttgattttttacagaaactcttaaaattttattttaaaaataatgaacggttcggatcatattggtgggacCCGAGGCAAGCcccataaaagtgtatgtgcaagattTGTGTAAAAATGTATGTGTCCTTAGATTTATTGGTGTCAGCGTCGATTGAGTCAGATTGAGTCTTTTCCAGAAATGATTCTCACATAGAGAATTTTGCACctatcttgcacatacatttttgtggggctcatatcagggtcccacaaaatgatccgaatcgctcatcttttttaaaatattttttgaagagttcctgtaaaaaatcagctctaacggatatcggtaagaacTTTCTCAAAAATCGTAGGgcgaatcattctgttttgcctTACGAATTCTGAGGAAGCCCTTACTGATATCTattcgagctgattttttacaagaaccctccaaaaaatattttaaaaaagatgagtggttcggatcattttgtggaaCCCTGATATGGGCCccaaaaaaatgtatgtgcaagatatatGCAAAATTATCTGTGCAAGTAGCACAGTGGCCGTTGGCGCTTTGGAGGGTTGgcactagggctgtaaacgaaccaaATCGAgtcgaaccctgttaagttcggctcgggttcgttaaggtatgagtttggctcgagttcgattcgagcctaaataacttggctcgagttcggcttgttaaaatttttcaaggctcgggttcggctcggttgggttcgttaaggtaaTAGTCTGGCTCGAATTCAGCTCGGGTTCGAttcaaacttgaacatcttggttcgagtttggctcgttaaactcaaatgaatcgagctgagccgaatcggtgctcgaattgagctcgtcaagactcagatttggttcggctcagctcattaaactcaatcGAACCCAAACTCTCACATTGATTgtatagaatttgaaaaaaaaataagttttgaattatatatacaaccttaaatttttttttacatttacaaatagacctctattgaattattaattaaatttaagtataggtttgcgaacctaaccgagccgaatactgttaggctcaggttcggctcatttacggaacgagtctagaattgaggttcaggttcagttcatttagcagacgaatcgaactcgaacgagctcttgtcgagccgagcctcgaacagttcgcgaatggctcagtttATTTACAGCTTAGTTGGCACACCTCAAGTCTAATGCCTCATTCGGCTAAATATGTTATTTggcctcttttttttatttaatttttttcgttgatttttttaggattattgttttgtcatggtgagaggaatctaaaaagtaaaaaattacgatcgaaattcaattttttttaataaaaataaaaaaatttgcttattggcttatttatgtctttactcaaaaaaatttagattttgattgtaattttttattttttaaattcttttcgtcacgacaaaacaataatcctaaaaaaatcgacaaaaaactaacaaatgcaaaaacaatttgaataaggacaaaaaagagagagaagccaAATGAGCCCTTAAACTACTTATAAAAACTAGTGTTTACCCGTGCCTACGACACTACACACCCCGGTTGGAATTACCGGTGCCTATGACACTTGttagctagtggctcaaacactaaatcaattcaTTAGTGTACAGTATGTGATCCTTTTTTTAGTGACATGAAAGAGAATTACCCGTACTTACGGCACTCCCCCAACTAAGCTTTTAAGTTAGTtacaaataatatcaatttgcttatggaatttaagtaaataccaagtaaaaaagttaaaatagcaCTACTCTGAATCCCCCATCACATACATTAAACCTATTTGCGTAAATGAAAGAACATATTAGAACTCAGAAATCAAAAACCTCAATGTAACTTCAATCACTAATAGTTATCAAATGCCATAAATTaaccatataaagagtaaaaaaaaattagttcgaaTTGTAAGAAAAAAATAGGCTATCGAAAAAAGTTATAGTGAACTCGGCTTTGGTTGAAATACCTCAGTGTAAGCGATACCGAAGGcatagtgtttgcatgtgtctATGACACTACCCATCCCGATTGGAATTGGCTCAATTTGCTGAAAATTACCCAATGGAGTTACTATTTAGAAGTTCAATTTCTGCCAAGACTTACATCAATTTCTACCCATGTAGGCACAGGCAACCCGATGATAATAGAAAAATGaagggagaaaaaaagagagaagaatctaaaaacaCATGGATCTGGGCGTGGTACACTACTAAACTATCATTTACAACGGAACGTCAAAAggagtcaaaataacaaaactcaaTTATGTGTAACATTTAACAATACACActcacaccaaaaaaatcacccaaTTTTCTTGAATACTCAGAACAGGCACAAATTCCACTTGAAAGAGCAGctagattgaaatttaaacactacTTGTACCTTGGAAAGAAACAGacaccaaaaaatttcaaaaaaaatcccaaaggaatgtttcacacgactttcaaaaaatggtttctttgttagaccTATTACTTTTGCTTTCACGGAGATTTCTTGGCCTAGCTTTCACGGAGCTTTCTTCAATCAATTTCGCCGAAATAAATCAAAAATTCCAaaggagtgtttttttttttgttgataatcGAAAGGAATGTTCCTTGGCCTAACTTCCGATTGGATTTGTAAACCTCGGTGGGGATTCGAGAGatgacaggagagagagagagagagagagagagagagagagaggggaacccAAACGATAGGAGctggaatttatttattttattatatcaAGGACAGAAGCTGTGTAAAAAGAAGAGatgacatttttgtaaaatatttgaaaaattgtgagcactttcttaagagagttggagaggacatatcaacccttggatcaaacaaatctgaactGTTGCaataacttgtccccacacccttctgttttataatagagattgtTTATAATTAATTAACGAACCCTTCCATGGAACCGACCATTTAAGCACCGATTGTGCACATACCGGCAAGCGGCACGgataatctgagccgtttaaTAGTTTTAAAATAACTTTTCGAGAGATCTTGAAAATTAGTTCAACCGGATAAGTATAGGTGTTTTATCCGTGTTCGGACCAAAAATCCTACGTTCTGGTTTCCAATTCAATCCGTGAGTCACAACGGTTCGATCCTGATTTTATCCATAGATTACATCCCACAAAAATGacaaatgcaacaaaaaaaaaaagcctgaGCCGCTAACAGTGATTAAAAAATGTTACAGTACATTAATTTTTACCATAATGTTTTCTTTTCCCCCTAGAAATGGAATTAAAAGTTGCAGGCCGGAGTGCGTCCCGAGCAGCTCACGAGCATCTTTTTGCTAGTGTTTTACAGTACATTAATTTTTACCTTAATGTTTTCTTATGCTACTTTTTGAAGTTCACTTGTGCATTTCTTCTGTTATTATTGTAATGATCATCTTTTTGCTAGtgtgataaataaaaattttcttagtcaattgaaaaaaaattaacccatGGGTCAGTTGATTGATCAAGGTAGATATGGAATATGATTATAACTCTATCCAGTGGTGCTTGGCTATTTAGTGTGACGACTCTAACACTGTTCAATTGCATCAGTTTCGGGACCATGATGGAAATTCAAGATCGGCATTGTTCAATAGGAGTTCTCTTTTGTTCTTGCGTGTTTTTCGGCCGTCAAGCTTGAAGAAAAGGATTATGCGACATTATTAAATTCCGTCATGTATTGTGAcaattaacttctttttttttaaagaaattagTATTCAAATTGTATTCCAGCAAATCAATCCAACTATAGCTTCATCAGATAAGTACTGATCAGTTAATGTGGAAATTTTATTCGCAAGTACTATTATGCACTATGTGATCGCCATGAAAAGAGTACACGGGGTGAAATCGGATCGGGGCGGCCGGTTTTATTGGGCTGGTTGAGACAGAACCAATCGGTTTGGGGAGGACATGTTCAAAGCCGATCCTGACCAGTCTACATGGGAGACCGAAATCGGTTCAGGGTAGTTCGGTTCGGGGAATTCGGTATTTTCGGGTTAGGCTATAAAATGAGAAAGTGCATACGTTCAAAAATCccttgaaaagttaaaaattcaaagaaacgAAACCCAGTGGCGACAATAACAATTCAAGGCCCCCTCGTaactcagattttttttttttcaggagcGGATCCTCCCCGTCCatgttttggattgaaaaagaCAATCAAAATCTGAACCGTCAAATACTGCAATCAATGATTTGAATCTGCTCAAAATCTCTTTGCTTGAAAAATTGAATGCTTCATGCGAAGAGTCCTTAAGCAGATCTGAGCTATTGATTTTTCCAATGCATAGTTCAGATTTGgactgtttctttttttttttttttatcggcaaattttttattaaaaacggaGAGAGGGGAAAGGGAAAAGGAGATTCaaaccaaaagttgaaaaaaacaCCAAATAAGCCGAAGCCCAACCGCCTGAGGTCTAACACGGGAgccctaaaaataaataagcaaGCACAACCCGAAATCCAAATATACATATTAGCCCAAACAAAAACATACGGGCCTAGACCCGCCCGGCAAAGCCAAACACACAAGCCCTAACTACACTTCCTAATTGCCGCAGCACAAAACACCGGAGACATCACCGTTCGGaccaacaccaccacccaaCCAGCCTCGCCGTTAAGCAGATCCGGCCACTCCCAGAATTAGCGACTggatccctttttttttaacttggaCTCGAGAGGATcagatcttcttttttttttcaagagaaaCCCTTGTCTTGGTTTTCACCTCCTTCGGTGCACGCAACGTTTGGGTTGTTCAATCGATGGTCTCCAGTCTCCACATTGGAATCGTGATCGTCGACGTCCGCATCGACAAGAACCcggattggagagagagagatgcttttaGTATTGTGACTAagggtttaaaatcatttgcCAAGATTGGTGCAACGTATGAGAACGGTTAAAAACCCGCGGTTTAATCGGTTTAGTATTTCGGCTCGACTCGGTCCGGTCCCCTTTGTTCTTTAATATTTTCGTTCAGTTCGGTTCGACCGAAATCGAatcgaaaattttatttttttctctttccaaatgggAACCGACCGGATACAAGTAGCTACCAACTTGTGGTGCacacgaaaaatatttttaatagttaagggaaaagaaaaggttttACAGATGGAcatgattttttcatttttctattacTTGCTGTTTTGTGTGCtggataaaatttatttatttggtaaTTACGGTGTCCAGGGCCAGTTTGCACGCATATCAGACAAATCACTAtagccgtttcacacgcttacgtgTGAAGAGTGAGATAGCTCTAAAAGTTGTTAACAAGGAGAATCGAACATGTGACATACAGTATCTTCAACTTTTATTATATCTGAAAAACTTTCAATCCGTCCATacatgttaaatttttttttgtgatagaTATTACGAAAAATTCGATTTTCCTAGTATAAAATACTTCcatttgaaaagaaaacctATATATACAGAAGTGGAGCAATTATTTGAAACTTTAGAGAATTTGAGTGCAATTTTTAACTAGTGTGCCATCATTTTTGACTTGGCAAATGCATATAATCCTTTTTATATAGATTTCTTCTCCCATCATTCTATTGacatttttaattaaaattacTTGAGAAACACATGTTGATTAATTAGTGTATAATTGACAATAAAAATCAACATCTGAAATGAGGATAACAActgaaaaatatgaattttaatttgaatttaGGAAAACCAATAATACTCCCTTGAGAATGTAGATATCCTTTTTgagatattgaatatataaaatattgtAAATTAAGAGATATAGACAGTTTTTTGACACGTCCAAAAAATGAAACAGGCACAACAAAGTGGGACAGAGGGAatacttttttttctccttcaaaACCGAAAAACGATCGGATACTAATAGCTACCAACTTGTGGTGCACACGATAATTTAATACTTAAGGGAAAAGAAACGGTTTTACAGATGgaattgaatttttcatttttctatatGACTTGCTGTTTGTGTGTCACTTTTATAATCAACAATTACTATGGACAAAATCACTATAGGAATTGTAACATTTAATACATGAATCTAGTCAGGAATTAGAGAATTAAAAATCACTCCCTTTTTGAACGATGAATTGGTTTGATAAAGTATccacaactttttcttttggtaatgcAGGGGTGTCTCgggtaaattttttattttttttgataatcggaACATTGagggagaaagaagagggagaagaaagaaaaaaggggaAGGGGGGACCTTCCAACAAGAAGTTGAGAAGAGAAACAACCAAACTAGGTACAGTACACCAATTCAAACATCCAGAAACCGTAAGGATTTCAGCAAATAATTAATACGTTTAGTCGCCTCCAAACCATCCTTCTATTCTAAGAAAGCAGCTTCCATGGTAAGCTAGGATTGATTGAGACTTCTATGTGAGGCCAAAACCAGCATAACCACCTCGGGTAAGTTTGCGCGCACTTTCGGACTAATCCCTATagctgtaacgacccgctccatctttgtacaatattgtccgctttggacgccCGAAGCCAATAGACTTCCCATgccagtaggtcacccatccctagACTActccaggatgagcacgctttccggtggccggcggtactgcaggaagcAGGCTCCGTTCGGACGAgagggggcaagtcatggtttataaggaaagatccctcctacttgtacaaggccttttaaagccgtgtgGGCGGGTCAAAGCGTATaagaacttcacagttaagtgTGCTCATCCTGGAgtagtccagggatgggtgacctactgggaagtctatgggctttgggcgtccaaagcggacaatattgtacaaagatagagcgggtcgttacaatagCCCCTCCCACAGTCGTTTCACAGGCTTACGCGTGCAAGTGAGGTGGCTCTATGAGTTGTTGACAAGGAGAATTCGAACCTGAGTACAATATTTACAACTTTTACTATATCTGAAAACAGTAaagctactggtacagcaggaGGTGCACAGCAGCGGCGCACAGATCGCTTTTGCGCCggtctcgggtcccgcaaagatgatcggagtcgctcattttgtttaaaatactttgtttagggtccctgtaaaaaatcatctcaatccgatatcgggaagggtgtttacgaatcatccaactttgcttcaaaatttaggctattttgaacaaaatgagcggctccgatcatctttgagggacccgagacgggcgcaaaagcGATCTGTGCGCCGCTGCTGTGCACCtcctgctgtaccagtagcagcgTTCATCTGAAAATTAACTTAATTTCGATCTGTCCATACATGTTAAATTTTCTTGCGATATGCATAATGTAAAATTCGATTTTCCTGGTATCAAATACTTTCATTCAAAacgcaaaacaacaaaaaactgGTTTGAACAGAAGTGGAGCAATTATATATTTGAAACTTTGGAGAATTTAATTGCGTGCAATTTTAATTAGTGTGCCATCATTGAGGATACATCGGAATTTTGGAGACTAAAACAAATGAGAGCTGTGATTTTTGACTTTGGCATATGCATATAATCCTTTTTATATAGATTTCTTCTCCCATCATTCTATTGccatttttaattaaaattacTTGAGAAACACATGATGTTAGATTAGTGTATTATTGACAATAAACATCAAAATCTGAGATGAGGATAACAattgaaaaatatgaattttaatATGAAGtgagaaaaacaaagaatattTAAGAATGTAGATATCCCTTTCTGGTCGAAACTTGCCATTGTTCCTCAGTAGCTCATTGGTCGAGCGGTTGGCTGTTAACTGATTAATTGTAAATTTGAAGCTTACTTGGGGAGATTTGATTCATTATGAATTCTTTAATTCATGTTGATTAGTGTATGATTGACAATAAACATCAACATCTAAAATAAAATGAGGATAGCAACTGAAAAGTATGAATTTTAATTTGTatcaaggaaaacaaaaaatacttaaGAATGTAGATATCCTTTTCTCTAAACATTTGGTTGAAACTTTTACGTACTCAATTGTCAAGAGACTtttgtttattaaattaaaactGTTTTAATTTGCAATAGCCTGTCATTTCATGCCACTTGGCACTCCAATATCCCTTTCACATTTCATTTTGAGCAGATGACAAGAGAGTAATTCTACTTAGCCTACCAACTAGACAATTGTTGAATAGTGAGGCGTAAAAGGATCTTTTCAACACGCACATAAACCTAAACTTTCCGATGTGGGAAGCCAACCCATGATGCAGAACATGAGTCACAATTAACCCTAACTTCTTTACTAATCCACTCTTTTGCTCAATATTTAAGTATATATGTGGACATTGCTAAATACTTTCTTCGTTCCATTTGAATTGTTCATGTTTCTACCGAGGGATGTCCTAAAATAAGTATTCACTTTCTAAAAATAATCATCAAAACATGCCAAAATTCTAATTTTACCCTTCAAAACTACTCTTTCCGGTTTCTATCACATTTGGTTTGACCATTGTTgatatttatcattttttaattgactatatcttttaatttataatatttttcacagTTGTGAGAACTCTGTATAGTAAAACTAATTACTCCAATATTTaccaaataagattcatattaagTTTTGAATCCTTAGAAAGCTCAATTTCCGGTAAAGGACATTTAAAATGGGACCTAGGAGAGTAAGTATCTCGAATTAATTAATCTATATAAAGGCCTACCGTTTTCTCATCAGTTCATCCATCACCTTGAATTGAAGAAATATGAGTTTTCCTGTTAACCAGCTTGGGGCTGGTGATCAAGAAGAGTTCAAAGTTGAAGTTGCAGGGGAAAGTGATCAGATGACCGCCGGCAACGGCACTCCTACTGCTTCTTCACCACCAAAGAAGTCTAAAAGGACATCTTTCCTCTCCTCCCTTGGTTTCCATGATTATCTCTCACCAGAGGTAATgcatattgagagagagagagagagtgtgtgtgtgtgttttggtttccatgagataaaagatcttcATTTCATTTGCATGCAACCGTTAGTGTACTATGCTCTAAGCTATTTtaccacatctctctctctctctctctctctctctctctctctctctctctctctctctctctctctctctctctctaattctgGGTATACTATTGATGTACTAACACATGCACCAAAATGTTATTAGGTATGGAGAGCATCAGTGGGGGAGGTCCTCGGCACCGGAACACTCGTCTTCATGATCGACACCATAGTCATCTCCACTTACAACATGGACACCCAAGCCTCGAACCTCATACTGGCGACCCTCGTCGCCCTCATCGTCGCGATCCTCCTCATCGCGATGGGCCCCGTCTCCGGCGGCCACATCAACCCGATCGTCACCTTCTCCGCCGCCCTCGTGGGCCTCATCTCCTTCTCGCGGGCGTTTATCTACATCGTGGCCCAGTGTGCCGGGGCCGTGCTCGGGGCCCTGGCGCTCCGGGCAGTGGTGAGCGGCGCCATCGCGGAAACCTACTCGCTCGGGGGTTGTACTCTCACGGTGGTCGCCCCGGGCCCAGACGGGCCAGTCACGACCGGGCTGGCGACGAGCCCGGCCCTCTGCCTCGAGATAATATGCTCCTTCGTGTTCCTTTTCGCTTCGATTTGGATGGCTTTTGACGGGCGTCAAGCAAAGAAGATGGGCAACGTTCTTGTTTGCTCCATTGTCGGGCTTGTGTTGGGCCTCTTGGTGTTCATCTCGACAACGGTGACGGCAGCGAAGGGCTACGCTGGAGCTGGGATCAACCCGGCCAGGTGTTTCGGCCCGGCCGTCGTGAGGGGAGGCCATCTCTGGGATGGGCATTGGATCTTTTGGGTCGGGCCGGCCCTGAGTTGCGTAGCGTTCTATTTGTACACGAAGATTATTCCGCAGCAACACTTCGCGCATGTTGAAGTCCATCGCGCGTAGCGTCCTAGTCTCGCATCCCAAATTGCACCTCCCGTAAGAAAAGTCCGTTCAATTTTGTGAATATAAAACATAAAGTacttttgtgtaaaaaaatgtaaatttctTTGCTCTAAATTAAAGTACTTTGTCTTGAGTTCCTTAATTTGTTgtaaagaaattcaaaaaaaaataaaaattacgaatgtattttgatatttaatcCCAAAATTGCACGACTATTCATATTAGAGCTAGGCAATGGACACGACAACACGACATGAACCGGACGCGAAGTTAAcaggttagggttgaacatttctgacacaaaatacgaaaatgacacgactagagaacacgaattctaaatagATCGGGTTCAGGTTGAACACGCGatacacgaaattgacacgattaacacggttactaatctgtgtcacaCATTAACacaaacatacatacatatatatataatatgatatatctgtaattctatataaaGTTGtgcaacagacacgataacacgacacgaatcggatacgaagttaacgggttagggttgagcatttctgacacaaaaacacgaaaatgacatgactcgagaaacacgaattctaaatgggtcggattCGGGTTGAGTGATTTGTGACATGAACCCGACTGACACGACATGAACACGAtccgacacgacctgttacctAAGTCTAATTCATATGGGTGGCAATTCGGTATGTAGGGTAGTAGCAACAAGTTGGGGGGAAATTGTATGTATTCTAAAATTCAGCGAGAACGGATTAACGtgtttggattggattggattggattggattgtatAGTGGGGGAGCTTATGTGTCTACTCCTCTAATCGAGTGAGTTGCAAAATTGTTACTCCTATGAACTATGTCAATGTTATTTCTATATGCATGTCTCTTTGCATTTCCCTCCCCCGCatgcattttccttttccactttgtcttttaattttgtcGTGGACCATTTTTTCCACTTCATAATGCTCTAAGATTTATCAAGTATAGCATTAGCAGGTGACTAAAAATCAATCCAAGCATTTAACATAAAAattaaatgacaaaaaaataccaTGGCAAGACATAAATAAAATGCGACttttataatttaattttttacaaaatccTACAAGAAAAAAAGTTCCTCTTATTGATCCAAAACAAAGGTACGTGAtgtttaagaaaagaaaatacaggaTTCAAAAAGAGTCATCACCTAGTAGTTCAACAAAAATATAGGATTCAAACAAGATGAAGACATTGTATTATGCGTGGAACCCCTATCGGTTAGTCATTTTATGTTGGAAGATGCCATAGAGAGGGTTTGGTTTAGGGATTGTCCTTGTTAATTCCTAAACAAAGGTGATTTTCTAATCTACATCGGAATAATTAATATGGACATATGAGAATAAAATATACAAATCAATTACATGAAATACTCATTGAATAATGTTTCCTTGTGATAGTTGTGCATATTCCATATTTATTATACAAAAACTTGTGAGTATtctatatatatcacatgttaACATGTGCCCCGGGGGCATTTGTTAGCATTGCCTTCTTATAAAGGTgttcaaaaatatatacattATACTACTTCTAGAAGCAACAActacacacatatacacacacttaCTCAGGATCctatgagggatcccttacggcCTTACTGTAAGGGACTCTCCTTTcgcgatcgaattgcgacgatccgagccgctcagtATGTTCGGAATGAGATTTTATcgctcaaaaaaatgatcgggaatgggcttgatccaaacagttttgtataaaatgcatttatagtgtttttatgaaaaactactcggatcaagctctttccggtcatttttttgattgatttctcgcgggtacccttaaaatcgcgttctgaacacattgagcggctcgaattgtcgcaattcgatcggtaAAAGGGAGTCCCTTACGGTCAGGGATCCCTCATAGGATcctgactgatatatatatatatatacagtccatctcccgtaaggaccacctcattttaataaaatatggacctccctttcccgattgaatttcgatgatccgagccgctcaatgtgttcagaacgtgattttaagggtacccgcgagaaatcagcaaaaaaaatgaccgggaagagcttcatccgagcagtttttgtttgttttttatcgaacggttgaaacaaaaactgcttggatgaagctcttcccggtctttttttttgccgatttctcgcgggtacccttaaaatcacgttctgaacacattgagcgactcggatcattgaaattcgatcggaaaatgggagaaatgaggaggtccgcattttaactaaaataaggactccctcatttgagactgattgtgtatatatatatatatatatatatatatatataataaaatttaTCTATTTATATCAACTCATAAAAAGTAATATCTTTGTATTTGCCTTTGTGAAACGATTGTTTAGCTCATGAAGTTGCATATCCAAGACTCTGTAGAATAGCTCAATGCGATAACAATGAGAAATCGTTATTTGTGGGGCTTTGTATTGTGGCTGATCACTAGATACAAAcattttattcatgtttttttttgctcattcATGTTAGGAAAAGGAATATAATGTTTGCTACAAAACGAAGACACTTCGGCCAACAAAGAATCCCAACCATCCTCTCTCATCACTTGCAATCGTAGCTTAGATATTTCAACAAGTGTCGTAGCATTTCTGATAACTTATGACTTATTGTGTAATGCTATTGACAATTCATTTGTGATCCTCATGACATTTTTTACCAAGCATAAGCAAAAGACAAATTATAAAGATAGCGTTGACTTCCTAATAGAATGAGCTTGAGTTTTGTGATCTGTTGA
It encodes:
- the LOC131325101 gene encoding uncharacterized protein LOC131325101 gives rise to the protein MSFPVNQLGAGDQEEFKVEVAGESDQMTAGNGTPTASSPPKKSKRTSFLSSLGFHDYLSPEVWRASVGEVLGTGTLVFMIDTIVISTYNMDTQASNLILATLVALIVAILLIAMGPVSGGHINPIVTFSAALVGLISFSRAFIYIVAQCAGAVLGALALRAVVSGAIAETYSLGGCTLTVVAPGPDGPVTTGLATSPALCLEIICSFVFLFASIWMAFDGRQAKKMGNVLVCSIVGLVLGLLVFISTTVTAAKGYAGAGINPARCFGPAVVRGGHLWDGHWIFWVGPALSCVAFYLYTKIIPQQHFAHVEVHRA